The genomic region AGATTGAGCTCCTCGTACGGAACGGCGCTCACTCCGCCCCACCTGTCGGTGAAAGCGAAGTGCGCGCCGTTCGTGGACATCGCGGTGTCGTACGCGGTTATGGGACGCCGCATCACTTCAAGAAGTCCGGGACATCCAGCTCTTCGGCCTGCGAGTCCTGGTACGGACGGGCCGGCGGGACCTGCAGCGGGGCGGACGGCGCGGCCGGAGCCTCGTGCGTACGCTCCGCCTCGGCGGGTGCCGGGGTCTCCTCCCGCTGGGTGACCGCGCCGAGACCGCCGAGCGAACGCGGGGGCTCGTTGACCCGGACCGGAGTCGGGTCCTCGCGCTTGGCGGAGCTCGAACCGATCACGTTCTCCCGGCGGGTGGGCGGCTGTCCGCCGTCGAAGCCCGCCGCGATGACCGTCACCCGTACCTCGTCACCGAGGGCGTCGTCGATGACGGCACCGAAGATGATGTTGGCCTCGGGGTGGGCGGCCTCGCTCACCAGCTGCGCGGCCTCGTTGATCTCGAAGAGACCGAGGTCCGAACCGCCGGAGATGGAGAGCAGCACCCCGCGTGCGCCGTCGATGGACGCCTCGAGGAGCGGCGAGGAGATCGCCATCTCCGCGGCGGCCACCGCGCGGTCGTCGCCGCGGGCCGAGCCGATCCCCATGAGCGCCGATCCGGCCTCGGACATCACGGACTTGACGTCCGCGAAGTCGAGGTTGATCAGGCCCGGGGTGGTGATCAGGTCGGTGATGCCCTGGACACCGGACAGCAGTACCTGGTCCGCGGACTTGAACGCGTCCAGCACGCTGACCTGGCGGTCCGAGATGGACAGCAGCCGGTCGTTGGGAATGACGATGAGGGTGTCGACCTCTTCGCGGAGTTCGGCGATGCCGTCCTCCGCCTGGTTGGCGCGGCGCCGGCCCTCAAAGGTGAAGGGGCGGGTGACCACGCCGATGGTGAGTGCGCCCAGCGAACGGGCGATGTTGGCGACGACGGGTGCGCCACCGGTGCCGGTGCCGCCGCCTTCTCCTGCGGTGACGAAGACCATGTCGGCCCCCTTCAGGACCTCCTCGATCTCCTCACGGTGGTCCTCTGCCGCCTTGCGACCGACTGCCGGGTTGGCCCCGGCGCCGAGGCCGCGGGTCAGTTCACGACCGACGTCGAGCTTGACGTCGGCGTCGCTCATCAACAGGGCCTGTGCGTCGGTGTTGATCGCGATGAACTCGACGCCCTTGAGGCCGACCTCGATCATTCGGTTGATGGCATTGACACCACCGCCGCCGACACCGATGACCTTGATGACTGCGAGGTAGTTCTGCGGTGCTGCCACGTCGAAGGCCTCTCGCCTCGAGTTACGTGTCGCCGCTGCGCGCTTGTCGCGTCGCGACGACGGATGCCGATGGGACGGTCCGAACGCCGACCCGAACCCTAACTGTGAAGTTCAGGGTTACCAGTGTGTCTGCTCCTTGGACTCTCCGAACAGGACACTAAGTCGACAAGTGGCGCACGTTCAACGAACACGCCGAACCTCCCGTTTTTCTTTTCACCCTATGTGATCAGCCGTTGCGCTGACCAACCAGGGTGCTGGCCAGCAAGGATGTACGTCAACTCCCTGACGCAGCAGGGGCGGTGGGGGCACTCACATCGAAGTGCGAGGCCTTCGGATCCGCTTTCATCAGCGCAATGAGCGTGTGCGCCTTCGCGGGGCCGAACTCGCTGCTCCCCCATGTCACCACGCGGTGCCCGGTCAGCTCCAGCGAGACGGAGTCGTACGAACGGACCCGGACGAAAAGGGTTTCCGCGGCTACAGCGGACGGAAGTTCTCCGGCCACCCGGACCGCCTCGACCCGTAGCCGGTCCGTACCGAAACGCAGATGGCTCGGTGACTGATCGGCCGTCAATTCGAGGAGCGGCACTCCCTTGGGTGCGCTGTCCACCGTGTCGAAACGGACGCCCTTCGCGTCCACTTCGGTGTACTTACCGCTCGACTTCATGAGCAGTACCGGCTTTCGCTCGGTCACTTTCAGGCTGATGGTGTGCGGCCATGAACGGGTGACGGTCACCGAGTCGATTCGCGGCAATTTATTCCGGAGTCTGTTCTCCACGGCGGTCGTATCGACGGAAATCAGCGGTGCACCGATCGGAACGGCTGCCGCCGACTCCACCTGGTCCCGGGTCAGAACGCGCACCCCGCTGGTACGAACCCGCTCGGCGCGCAGCCAGGTCGAGCCGTAGAGCGCCCAGATTCCGCCGGACACCAGCACGACAGCGACAGCGAGTACCAGGATCAGCAGTCGTCTGCCGCGCAGCCGCAGACGGCCTGGGCCGCCGGCTCCCGGGGGGCGGGTGCGGCCGGACTCCGCCGCTGGTTTGCGTCCACCGCGCTGTGCGGTCGTCGGTCCGGCCACGCTCGCTCCTTAGGGGGTCACGCCTGGCGGCGTGCGGCAATCGCCTCGTACACCAAGCCGACGAGCAGGTCGTCGGCGTCCCGGCGGCCGAATTCGGCGGCAGCGCGGGACATCTCGAACAGCCGGTGCGGGTCGGCGAGTACCGGAAGGACGTTGCCCTGGACCCACTCGGGGGTCAGCTGTGCGTCGTCCACCAGCAGGCCGCCGCCCGCGTTCACCACCGGCTGGGCATTGAGCCGCTGTTCGCCGTTGCCGATCGGCAACGGGACGTACGCGGCGGGCAGCCCGACGGCGGAGAGCTCGGCCACGGTCATCGCGCCCGCGCGGCAGAGCATCATGTCGGCCGCGGCGTACGCGAGGTCCATCCGGTCCACGTACGGTACCGGGAGGTAGGGCGGCATTCCGGGCATGTTGTCGACACGCGGCAGTTCGTTCTTCGGGCCGACCACGTGCAGGATCTGGATCCCGGAGCGCTGGAGCACCGGAGCGACCTGCTGGACCACCTCGTTGAGGCGGCGGGCGCCCTGCGAGCCGCCGGAGACCAGCAGCGTCGGCAGGTTGGGGTCGAGCCCGAAGGCGGCGCGCGCCTCCGGGCGGACCCGGGCGCGGTCGAGGGTGGCGATGGTGCGGCGCAGCGGGATGCCGATGTAGCGGGCGCCCCGGAGCTTGCTGTCCGGCGTGGAGACGGCCACCGCGGCGGCGTACCGGGAGCCGATCTTGTTGGCCAGTCCGGGCCGGGCGTTGGCCTCGTGCACGACGATCGGCACCCCGAGCCGCTTGGCCGCGAGATAGCCGGGGAGGGCCACGTAGCCGCCGAACCCGACGACGCAGTCGGCCCTTGTCCGCTCAAGGATCTGCTCGGCCGCCTTGATGGTGCCGCGCAGCCGTCCGGGGACGGTGATCAGCTCAGGCGTGGGCCTGCGGGGCAGCGGTACGGCGGGGATGAGCCCCAACTCGTAGCCCCGTTCGGGCACGAGACGGGTTTCGAGTCCGCGCTCCGTGCCGAGGGCCGTGATGCCTACGGTCGGGTCCTGCCTGCGCAGGGCATCCGCAAGGGCGAGCGCCGGCTCGATGTGGCCGGCGGTCCCCCCGCCGGCGAGTACGACATGCACCGAAATTCACCGCTCTCCGGACGGACGCTTCTTGACGCGCCGTCTCATCGACTTCCATCTCACCCCGGGCCTCCGCAAGGCCAGAGCCGTTCTCGCTGCGGGGTCCGACCGCGCGAAGGCGATCAGCAGCCCGACGGCGAACATGGTCGGCAGCAGGGCTGAGCCCCCGTAGGAGAACAGCGGGAGCGGGACACCGGCGATCGGCAGCAGACCGAGCACCGCACCGACGTTGATCACTGTCTGGACCAGAATCCAGGTGATCACACCTCCCGCTGCGTACCTCACGAAGGGGTCCTCCGTGCGTCCGGCCACGCGGATACCCGCATAGCCTAGAGCCGCGAAGAGGGCGAGTACCGACAGAGTCCCCGCGAGACCCAGCTCCTCACCCGTCACGGCGAAGATGAAGTCGGTGTGGGGTTCGGGGAGTTGACCCCATTTCTCCACACTCGCCCCCAGTCCGGATCCGAACCAGCCGCCCGAGGCCAGCGCGTAGATTCCGTGCACCGCCTGCCAGCACTGGTCGTTCGGGCCCGGGTCGGTCGCGCCGATGCAGGCGAGCCGGCCCATCCGGTTGGGACTGGTCTTGATCAGCACGAAGGCCAGGAAGGCCGCGACGCCGAGCACGGTCGCGAACATCCGGGTGGGCGCCCCCGCGAGCCAGAGCAGGCCGAAGAGGATCGCGGTGAGAATGATCGCAGTTCCCATGTCGCCGCCGAGCATGATCAGTCCGAGCAGCACGAAGGTGCCGGGAACGAGCGGCACGAGCATGTGTTTCCACTGGGTCAGCAGCTTCTTGTCCTGTTTACGGGCGAGCAGATCGGCGCCCCAGAGGATCAGGGCGAGTTTGCCGAACTCGCTCGGCTGGAGCATGAACGGGCCGCCCAGCGAGATCCAGTTCTGGTTTCCGTTGACCGACCGGCCGATCCCCGGCACCTGCACGAGCACCATCAGGAAGATGGTTCCCGCGAGGAGCGGGTACGCGAAGGCGCGGTGCAGCTTCACGGGCATCCGGGTCGCGACGAACATCAGGCCGCCGCCCAGGGCCGCGGCGAACAACTGCTTGCGGAAGAAGTACGTGCCGGGCTCGGAGAGTTCCAGAGCCTTGATCATCGAGGCTGAGTAGACCATGACAAGGCCCAGTACGATGATCAGGAAGGCGGAGCCCACGATGAGGTAGTAAGCCGTCAGAGGCCGGTCCCAGGCGCTTCTCGCCTGTTCGTACGCCCGTCGCAGCTGGCCGATCCCGCTGCTCTGCGAGCCGCGCGGCCCGGGGCCCCGCCCCGTGGCCGCGGAACGGCGGGCCGTCCCGGTGCCACCACGCCCGCCTCTGTCCTTGACCGGCATGTCTGTCCCCTCCACTCGTGCCCGGCTCCGCCGGGTCCCGGCGCGGGGCCGTACGGCCGACCAGGAGACGCCTTCCTAGCAGCTCTCGGCGGCCAACTCGCGCACCGCGTCGGCGAATGCCTCGCCGCGCTTGTTGTAGTTGGCGAACATGTCCATGGAGGCACAGGCCGGAGCCAGCAGAACCGTGTCTCCCGGCCGGGCGAGGCGCGCCGCTTCCCGGACCGCAGCCGACATCGCCCCAGTGTCGGTCCGGTCGAGGTCGACCACCGGGACTTCCGGGGCGTGTCGCGCGAGGGCTTCGGCGATCAGGGCGCGCTCGGCGCCGATGAGTACGACCCCGCGGAGCCGCTTCGCCGACCCGATGACGAGATCGTCGAAGCTCGCCCCCTTGGCGAGGCCGCCCGCGATCCAGACGATCGGGTCGTAGGCGGCCAGGGAAGCCTCGGTGGCATGGGTGTTGGTGGCCTTGGAGTCGTCGACATAGGTGACATCGGCGATCCGGGCGACCTGCTCGATACGG from Streptomyces sp. NBC_01267 harbors:
- the ftsZ gene encoding cell division protein FtsZ; translation: MAAPQNYLAVIKVIGVGGGGVNAINRMIEVGLKGVEFIAINTDAQALLMSDADVKLDVGRELTRGLGAGANPAVGRKAAEDHREEIEEVLKGADMVFVTAGEGGGTGTGGAPVVANIARSLGALTIGVVTRPFTFEGRRRANQAEDGIAELREEVDTLIVIPNDRLLSISDRQVSVLDAFKSADQVLLSGVQGITDLITTPGLINLDFADVKSVMSEAGSALMGIGSARGDDRAVAAAEMAISSPLLEASIDGARGVLLSISGGSDLGLFEINEAAQLVSEAAHPEANIIFGAVIDDALGDEVRVTVIAAGFDGGQPPTRRENVIGSSSAKREDPTPVRVNEPPRSLGGLGAVTQREETPAPAEAERTHEAPAAPSAPLQVPPARPYQDSQAEELDVPDFLK
- a CDS encoding cell division protein FtsQ/DivIB; the encoded protein is MAGPTTAQRGGRKPAAESGRTRPPGAGGPGRLRLRGRRLLILVLAVAVVLVSGGIWALYGSTWLRAERVRTSGVRVLTRDQVESAAAVPIGAPLISVDTTAVENRLRNKLPRIDSVTVTRSWPHTISLKVTERKPVLLMKSSGKYTEVDAKGVRFDTVDSAPKGVPLLELTADQSPSHLRFGTDRLRVEAVRVAGELPSAVAAETLFVRVRSYDSVSLELTGHRVVTWGSSEFGPAKAHTLIALMKADPKASHFDVSAPTAPAASGS
- the murG gene encoding undecaprenyldiphospho-muramoylpentapeptide beta-N-acetylglucosaminyltransferase, translated to MHVVLAGGGTAGHIEPALALADALRRQDPTVGITALGTERGLETRLVPERGYELGLIPAVPLPRRPTPELITVPGRLRGTIKAAEQILERTRADCVVGFGGYVALPGYLAAKRLGVPIVVHEANARPGLANKIGSRYAAAVAVSTPDSKLRGARYIGIPLRRTIATLDRARVRPEARAAFGLDPNLPTLLVSGGSQGARRLNEVVQQVAPVLQRSGIQILHVVGPKNELPRVDNMPGMPPYLPVPYVDRMDLAYAAADMMLCRAGAMTVAELSAVGLPAAYVPLPIGNGEQRLNAQPVVNAGGGLLVDDAQLTPEWVQGNVLPVLADPHRLFEMSRAAAEFGRRDADDLLVGLVYEAIAARRQA
- the ftsW gene encoding putative lipid II flippase FtsW, translating into MPVKDRGGRGGTGTARRSAATGRGPGPRGSQSSGIGQLRRAYEQARSAWDRPLTAYYLIVGSAFLIIVLGLVMVYSASMIKALELSEPGTYFFRKQLFAAALGGGLMFVATRMPVKLHRAFAYPLLAGTIFLMVLVQVPGIGRSVNGNQNWISLGGPFMLQPSEFGKLALILWGADLLARKQDKKLLTQWKHMLVPLVPGTFVLLGLIMLGGDMGTAIILTAILFGLLWLAGAPTRMFATVLGVAAFLAFVLIKTSPNRMGRLACIGATDPGPNDQCWQAVHGIYALASGGWFGSGLGASVEKWGQLPEPHTDFIFAVTGEELGLAGTLSVLALFAALGYAGIRVAGRTEDPFVRYAAGGVITWILVQTVINVGAVLGLLPIAGVPLPLFSYGGSALLPTMFAVGLLIAFARSDPAARTALALRRPGVRWKSMRRRVKKRPSGER